From Candidatus Hydrogenedens sp., the proteins below share one genomic window:
- the ribD gene encoding bifunctional diaminohydroxyphosphoribosylaminopyrimidine deaminase/5-amino-6-(5-phosphoribosylamino)uracil reductase RibD: MEEEVTKDLYYMRRALELAEKGKGRTSPNPMVGCVIVKNGKIIGEGYHQKAESPHAEIVALNNVVEDTYNSTIYVTLEPCTHFGKTPPCISKVIEARPKRVVIAMQDPNPLVSGKGIEMLKSSGIDVLVGVLEEEARKLNEIFIKYITQKVPFVIAKWAMTMDGKIATITGDSKYISDLDSLKIVHSIRNEVDAVLVGGKTVLVDNPLLTVRHIDGDYKNPIRILLDTKNRLSEDLNVFKDRKVAPTWVATTYNRNYSFVDRIIELKSTEKGHVPLTELMQELGKLEISSVLIEGGGSVFASAFQERIVDKVYTFICPKIFGGENAISPVMGTGIAQKVNDALKLKIASVKKLNQDVLIESYVIK; encoded by the coding sequence ATGGAAGAAGAAGTTACCAAAGATTTATATTACATGCGAAGAGCATTAGAACTTGCTGAGAAAGGCAAGGGAAGGACATCTCCTAATCCTATGGTAGGATGTGTTATTGTTAAGAATGGTAAGATTATTGGAGAAGGTTATCATCAGAAAGCAGAAAGTCCACATGCAGAAATTGTTGCTCTGAATAATGTTGTAGAAGATACTTATAATTCTACCATCTATGTTACACTTGAACCTTGCACTCATTTTGGGAAAACTCCACCGTGTATATCAAAAGTTATAGAAGCCCGACCTAAAAGAGTAGTTATTGCTATGCAAGACCCTAATCCGCTTGTTTCGGGGAAGGGAATTGAAATGCTTAAATCCTCAGGTATTGATGTACTTGTAGGTGTTTTGGAAGAAGAGGCCCGAAAATTGAATGAGATATTCATTAAATACATTACTCAGAAAGTCCCCTTTGTAATTGCCAAATGGGCTATGACTATGGATGGGAAAATAGCCACGATTACAGGTGATTCTAAATATATCAGTGATTTAGATTCGCTAAAAATTGTTCATAGTATAAGAAATGAAGTAGATGCGGTATTGGTTGGAGGGAAAACTGTTCTTGTAGATAATCCTCTTTTAACGGTAAGGCACATTGATGGAGATTATAAAAATCCAATACGGATTCTTCTCGATACTAAAAATAGGTTATCAGAGGACTTAAATGTTTTCAAAGATAGAAAAGTAGCCCCTACATGGGTTGCAACAACTTATAACCGAAATTATTCTTTCGTAGATAGGATTATTGAGTTAAAATCTACAGAAAAAGGACATGTCCCGCTAACGGAATTAATGCAAGAATTAGGTAAGTTGGAAATCTCCTCCGTTTTAATAGAGGGAGGAGGAAGTGTATTCGCATCTGCATTTCAGGAAAGAATTGTTGATAAAGTCTATACCTTTATATGTCCGAAAATTTTTGGAGGAGAAAATGCAATTAGTCCTGTTATGGGCACCGGTATTGCCCAAAAAGTTAATGATGCATTAAAACTAAAAATTGCCTCTGTAAAGAAATTAAATCAGGATGTTTTGATTGAGTCCTATGT
- the pal gene encoding peptidoglycan-associated lipoprotein Pal, whose amino-acid sequence MFKKNLYFTVLAIVLVSLVLTGTACKHKKGAPIDTGIGTTSTEKPSGEGQPELDLEKLLFTPGSKYGLETVYFDYDSSSLRPDAIATLQKNAEKIKQVPGVIIQLAGHCDERGTQEYNLALGERRALAVRDYLIKLGIPGERLVTISYGEEFPADPGHNEAAWAKNRRVEFNRAQ is encoded by the coding sequence ATGTTTAAAAAGAATTTGTATTTCACAGTATTAGCCATTGTTTTAGTATCATTAGTCCTAACGGGCACCGCCTGTAAACATAAAAAAGGTGCTCCAATTGACACAGGTATTGGAACAACATCAACAGAAAAACCGAGTGGCGAAGGACAACCAGAATTAGATTTGGAAAAATTATTATTTACTCCCGGTAGTAAATACGGATTAGAAACAGTATATTTTGATTATGATAGTTCGTCCCTTCGTCCGGATGCGATAGCAACCCTGCAAAAAAATGCAGAGAAAATTAAACAAGTACCGGGCGTTATAATTCAGTTGGCGGGTCATTGCGATGAACGCGGAACACAAGAATATAACCTTGCATTAGGTGAAAGAAGAGCCCTTGCAGTTCGTGATTATCTTATTAAGTTAGGGATACCGGGAGAACGGTTAGTTACTATTAGCTACGGTGAAGAATTCCCCGCAGACCCAGGACATAATGAGGCTGCATGGGCAAAAAATCGTCGTGTAGAGTTTAATCGTGCCCAGTAA
- the ybgF gene encoding tol-pal system protein YbgF, translating into MNIVRCISFGLVCLFIFLATSCGTTGGKQVETVIYDMHRRVTKLDKGFDGINTTFADLSVKLQENEQTMKSLQSVIEENQVKISQLSKDLNELKTTLYRHLNLSVGGVSAQPSTSGAPKEAMGNVEILPPSSAQAPPIQVPPSAPTVPTQTTASAPKTGAPAPKTEAPNPPVTTTQPQTIAEPPAEQATTTIDPKEDYNEAQKLFANEKYEEAFVRFDKHIKMFPTQETTPNAIFWKAKSLMNLNKYQEAIQEFDVLKNNYPNHQKIPTALQNQAVAYSRLGQNDRAIQILKELIDKYPLSAAAEQAKSDLEKLQNLSNR; encoded by the coding sequence ATGAACATAGTGCGGTGCATATCTTTTGGGCTTGTATGTTTATTTATTTTTTTAGCTACTTCATGTGGAACTACAGGTGGCAAACAAGTAGAAACCGTTATATATGATATGCACCGCCGTGTTACAAAATTAGATAAAGGTTTTGATGGGATAAATACGACTTTTGCAGATCTCTCGGTTAAACTTCAAGAGAATGAGCAGACTATGAAATCTTTACAGTCTGTGATTGAAGAAAACCAGGTAAAAATATCCCAATTAAGTAAAGATTTAAACGAGTTAAAAACTACATTATATCGCCATCTGAATTTATCTGTAGGTGGAGTTTCTGCTCAACCGTCTACTTCAGGAGCCCCCAAAGAAGCAATGGGTAATGTAGAAATTTTGCCACCCAGTTCAGCCCAAGCCCCTCCTATACAAGTTCCTCCTTCGGCTCCAACAGTACCCACGCAAACGACAGCATCTGCTCCAAAAACAGGAGCACCTGCTCCAAAAACAGAGGCACCTAATCCACCTGTTACTACAACGCAACCTCAAACCATAGCAGAACCTCCTGCAGAACAAGCAACAACTACAATTGACCCTAAAGAGGATTACAATGAGGCTCAAAAATTGTTTGCCAATGAGAAATATGAGGAAGCATTTGTTCGGTTTGATAAACACATCAAAATGTTTCCGACACAGGAAACAACTCCTAACGCAATATTCTGGAAAGCAAAATCCCTGATGAATTTAAACAAATATCAGGAAGCTATTCAGGAATTTGATGTCTTGAAGAATAATTATCCCAATCATCAAAAAATACCCACTGCGTTACAGAATCAAGCAGTAGCCTATTCAAGGTTAGGTCAAAATGATAGAGCAATTCAAATATTAAAAGAGTTGATTGACAAATATCCATTATCCGCTGCCGCAGAACAGGCAAAATCGGACTTAGAAAAACTGCAAAATCTTTCTAATCGATAA
- a CDS encoding BadF/BadG/BcrA/BcrD ATPase family protein, whose product MRYYLGIDAGGTKTFVLIGNESGRILGFGQAGAGNYEAYGIEPAKQEIQKAVSSALEEAGLKLSDINGIGLGIAGADIPEDYVMLEEEIFTPIFGSIPRCFRNDSMAGLRGGTKHPYGIVIACGTGCVCAGKSKDGKEARVGGISEDFGDKVSGSSIGQEGLKAVWRYRDKIIGYTKLVDKFLERSGCKDVDELFYKMYKHNLTYLDLQPMAKLVFDAAYEGDSIACDILEWGGRYLGEMVNACARILDMTRYPFDVVMAGSVFKGISPVLKDAMTTVIHRECPLATPVMPVYEPVVGALLLGMELDITINENIYNQLDTDLDIFQKKHKVILKVSRQ is encoded by the coding sequence ATGCGGTATTATTTAGGAATTGATGCAGGAGGCACTAAAACCTTTGTCCTCATTGGGAACGAATCTGGAAGAATCCTTGGTTTTGGACAAGCTGGAGCTGGAAATTATGAAGCATACGGAATTGAACCGGCAAAACAAGAAATCCAGAAAGCAGTTTCGTCGGCATTAGAAGAAGCCGGATTAAAATTATCCGATATTAATGGTATTGGATTAGGAATAGCAGGAGCCGATATTCCTGAAGATTATGTAATGTTAGAAGAAGAAATTTTTACTCCTATATTTGGAAGTATTCCTCGATGTTTTCGCAATGACTCAATGGCAGGACTCCGTGGAGGGACCAAACATCCTTATGGAATTGTCATTGCTTGTGGAACCGGCTGTGTTTGTGCAGGTAAAAGTAAAGATGGGAAAGAAGCGCGAGTTGGGGGTATTAGTGAAGATTTCGGGGATAAAGTGAGTGGGTCAAGTATTGGGCAAGAAGGATTAAAAGCAGTATGGAGATATAGAGATAAAATTATCGGATATACGAAATTAGTAGATAAATTTTTAGAACGGTCTGGATGTAAAGATGTAGATGAATTGTTCTATAAAATGTATAAACATAATTTAACCTATCTTGATTTACAACCTATGGCAAAATTAGTTTTTGATGCGGCTTATGAAGGAGACAGTATAGCCTGTGATATTTTGGAATGGGGAGGTAGGTATTTAGGAGAAATGGTAAATGCATGTGCCCGCATATTAGATATGACTCGCTATCCTTTCGATGTGGTCATGGCAGGCAGTGTATTTAAGGGGATTAGTCCTGTATTAAAGGATGCCATGACAACCGTTATACATAGAGAGTGCCCATTAGCAACCCCCGTAATGCCCGTTTATGAACCTGTAGTTGGTGCTCTCTTATTGGGTATGGAATTAGATATTACTATCAATGAAAATATTTACAATCAACTGGATACCGATCTTGATATTTTCCAGAAAAAACATAAAGTAATATTAAAAGTATCGAGACAATAA
- a CDS encoding ABC transporter ATP-binding protein, with the protein MDNIILTIDDLNLSVQNKKILRGIKMEIWAGHIHAIIGPNGAGKSTLVSTVMGLPGYKPEQGKICFLGEDITNLPVFDRAQRGLTLAWQEPARFEGLSVEKFILTGAKNKCHKRAEEVLEMVGLDPHKYLNRAVDKTLSGGERKRIELASIIAMEPKLILLDEPDSGIDIDALEKIFSLLKKLKQDGITIVAITHSLAVLNQADHAFLMCCGKILDKGDINRIASYFQNKCIPCNHDRFITSTMETAP; encoded by the coding sequence ATGGACAACATAATATTGACAATTGATGATTTGAATTTATCTGTTCAAAATAAAAAGATTTTGAGAGGAATAAAAATGGAAATATGGGCAGGACATATCCATGCCATTATAGGTCCAAACGGTGCAGGAAAATCTACATTGGTTTCTACTGTTATGGGTTTACCGGGATATAAACCTGAACAAGGGAAAATTTGCTTTTTAGGAGAAGATATTACGAACTTGCCTGTATTTGATAGAGCACAGCGCGGACTTACTTTAGCATGGCAAGAACCCGCACGATTTGAAGGACTTTCTGTAGAAAAATTTATTTTAACAGGAGCCAAAAATAAATGTCATAAAAGAGCAGAAGAAGTTTTAGAAATGGTAGGTCTTGACCCACATAAATACCTAAACAGGGCTGTAGATAAAACTTTGAGTGGTGGAGAGAGAAAACGCATCGAATTGGCTTCCATCATTGCTATGGAACCCAAATTAATCTTGTTAGATGAACCGGATTCCGGGATTGATATTGATGCGTTAGAAAAAATATTTTCTCTATTGAAGAAATTAAAACAAGATGGGATTACCATTGTCGCTATAACACATAGTCTCGCTGTTCTTAATCAAGCAGACCATGCTTTTTTGATGTGTTGTGGAAAAATTTTGGATAAAGGAGATATAAACCGAATAGCCTCCTATTTCCAGAACAAATGTATCCCATGTAATCATGATAGATTCATAACTTCAACAATGGAAACAGCACCATAA
- a CDS encoding SufD family Fe-S cluster assembly protein, which yields MNNSNTALELLKSLGIDIGHVFPEDVAKIQVHQNKVVGLHLVPGLRVQADEMKDGIEAEILIEKGMKIEKPIHICFGVLPEEGLQKVKLHIRAQEESKAMILAHCTFPNARQVKHIMDADIEIEPHAHYAYFERHVHGPKGGVDVIPNAKIHVQEGAEFSTEFELIKGAAGNIEFQYEVNAEAQSKTEMTARISGTNNDQIRLHEIVHLLGEYSTGVIVSHIALKQYAIADIENTLVAHAPFSRGHVDCKEIVVGNAQAKAVPTVLVKNPTAHVTHEAAIGSVDAKQLVTLMAHGLNEDEATDLIIEGLLSKKQNWQNMIKEIE from the coding sequence ATGAATAATAGTAATACTGCATTGGAATTATTGAAATCATTAGGTATAGATATTGGACATGTTTTTCCAGAAGATGTGGCAAAAATACAGGTTCATCAAAACAAAGTCGTAGGGCTCCATCTCGTTCCTGGCCTACGCGTTCAAGCAGATGAAATGAAAGATGGAATTGAAGCCGAGATTTTGATAGAAAAAGGAATGAAAATAGAGAAACCCATTCATATATGTTTCGGTGTATTGCCCGAGGAAGGATTACAAAAGGTAAAACTTCACATCCGTGCTCAAGAAGAATCCAAGGCAATGATACTGGCTCATTGCACCTTTCCTAATGCCCGTCAGGTAAAACATATAATGGATGCCGATATAGAGATAGAACCCCATGCTCATTATGCCTATTTTGAGAGACATGTCCATGGACCTAAAGGAGGCGTAGATGTTATTCCTAACGCCAAAATTCATGTTCAGGAAGGAGCAGAATTTTCAACAGAATTTGAATTAATAAAAGGTGCTGCTGGCAATATCGAATTTCAATACGAAGTAAATGCAGAAGCACAAAGTAAGACAGAAATGACAGCCCGAATTTCAGGAACGAATAATGACCAAATTCGTTTGCACGAAATAGTGCATTTACTTGGGGAATATTCAACGGGTGTTATTGTCTCCCATATTGCATTAAAACAATATGCTATAGCAGATATTGAAAACACTCTGGTGGCTCATGCTCCGTTTTCCCGAGGACATGTAGATTGTAAAGAAATTGTTGTGGGAAATGCGCAGGCAAAGGCAGTTCCAACAGTCTTGGTTAAAAATCCTACGGCACATGTTACTCATGAAGCGGCAATAGGGAGTGTTGATGCGAAACAATTGGTAACTCTTATGGCTCACGGATTAAACGAAGATGAAGCAACAGATTTAATTATTGAAGGACTGCTCAGTAAAAAACAAAATTGGCAGAATATGATAAAAGAAATAGAATAA